A single Mustela lutreola isolate mMusLut2 chromosome X, mMusLut2.pri, whole genome shotgun sequence DNA region contains:
- the LOC131821209 gene encoding LOW QUALITY PROTEIN: protein N-terminal asparagine amidohydrolase-like (The sequence of the model RefSeq protein was modified relative to this genomic sequence to represent the inferred CDS: deleted 3 bases in 2 codons), which produces MPLLVEGRRVRLPKSAGDLVRAHPPLEERARLLRGQSVQQVGPQGLLYVQQRELAVTSPKDGSISILGSDDATTCHIMVLRHTGNGATCLTHCDGTDTRAEVPLIMSSIKSFSDHAQCGRLEVHLVGGFSDDRQLSQKLTHQLLSEFDRQEEDVHLVTLCMTELNDREENENHFPIIYGIAVNIKTAEIYRASVPDPGPEEALRAAGALTGGPMISTYDAETEQLCLGPYSWVPFPHVDFWLQQDDKQMLENLSTSPLAEPPHFVAHIRSTLMFFKKHPSPTSALFPGNKALLYKKNEGGLWEKISSPGS; this is translated from the exons ATGCCGCTGCTCGTCGAAGGGCGGCGAGTGCGGCTGCCGAAGTCC GCCGGGGACCTCGTGCGAGCTCACCCGCCTCTGGAGGAAAGAGCCAGACTTCTTAGAGGTCAGTCTGTTCAACAAGTGGGACCCCAGGGCCTTCTGTATGTTCAGCAAAGAGAGCTGGCAGTGACCTCCCCAAAGGATGGCTCCATCTCCATTCTGGGTTCTGATGATGCCACCACTTGTCACATCATGGTCCTGAGGCACACAGGTAACGGGGCCACCTGCTTGACCCACTGCGATGGAACGGACACCAGAGCGGAGGTGCCCTTGATCATGAGCTCCATAAAGTCCTTCTCCGATCACGCCCAGTGTGGAAGGCTGGAGGTGCACCTCGTGGGAGGCTTCAGTGACGACAGGCAGTTGTCACAAAAACTTACTCATCAGCTTCTTAGTGAATTTGACAGACAGGAGGAGGACGTTCACTTAGTGACGTTATGTATGACAGAATTAAATGAccgggaagaaaatgaaaaccacttTCCAATCATTTACGGCATCGCTGTGAACATCAAGACCGCGGAGATTTACCGAGCATCCGTCCCAGACCCGGGCCCGGAGGAGGCGCTGCGGGCTGCCGGGGCTTTAACAGGAGGACCAATGATTAGTACCTATGATGCAGAGACCGAACAGCTGTGTCTGGGGCCGTACTCCTGGGTGCCCTTCCCGCACGTCGACTTCTGGCTACAGCAAGACGACAAGCAGATGCTAGAGAACCTTTCCACTTCGCCTCTGGCTGAGCCGCCCCACTTTGTGGCACATATTAGGTCTAccttgatgtttttt aaaaaacacccatCTCCCACCAGCGCACTGTTTCCTGGAAATAAGGCTCTGCTCtacaaaaagaatgaaggtgGCTTGTGGGAAAAGATCTCTTCTCCCGGAAGCTGA